One Mycolicibacterium goodii genomic region harbors:
- a CDS encoding acyl-[acyl-carrier-protein] thioesterase → MTGSTKGTVNTGLAKTMMPVPDPHPDVFDTGWPLRVADIDRNGRLRFDASTRHIQDIGQDHLRQLGFEDTHPAWIVRRTMIDLIKPIEFPDLLRLRRWCSGTSNRWCEMRVRIDGRKGGLVESEAFWININRETQGPSRIADDFLAGLRRTTDVDRLRWKPYLKAGSREDALEIREYPVRVADIDLFDHMNNAVYWTVVEDYLYTHPELLAQPLRVTIEHDAPVALGDKLEIISHTHPPGSTDKFGPELTDRTVTTLTYAVGEETKAVACLFTL, encoded by the coding sequence ATGACGGGCAGCACAAAAGGCACTGTGAACACGGGTTTGGCGAAGACGATGATGCCCGTACCGGACCCGCACCCCGACGTGTTCGATACGGGTTGGCCGCTGCGCGTCGCCGATATCGACCGCAACGGCCGGCTGCGCTTCGACGCCTCGACGCGGCACATCCAGGACATCGGCCAGGACCATCTGCGTCAGCTCGGGTTCGAGGACACGCACCCGGCGTGGATCGTCCGGCGCACCATGATCGACCTGATCAAGCCCATCGAATTCCCCGACCTGCTGCGGCTGCGCCGCTGGTGCTCGGGCACGTCGAACCGGTGGTGTGAGATGCGTGTGCGGATCGACGGCCGCAAGGGCGGCCTGGTCGAGTCGGAGGCGTTCTGGATCAACATCAACCGCGAGACCCAGGGGCCCTCGCGCATCGCCGATGACTTCCTGGCGGGGCTGCGGCGCACGACCGATGTCGACCGGCTGCGCTGGAAGCCGTACCTCAAGGCGGGCAGCCGTGAGGACGCGCTCGAGATTCGCGAGTACCCGGTGCGGGTCGCCGACATCGACCTGTTCGACCACATGAACAACGCTGTGTACTGGACCGTGGTCGAGGACTACCTCTACACGCATCCCGAACTGCTCGCGCAGCCGTTGCGCGTGACGATCGAGCACGACGCTCCCGTGGCTCTCGGCGACAAGCTGGAGATCATCTCCCACACCCACCCGCCGGGTTCGACCGACAAATTCGGTCCGGAGCTCACCGATCGGACTGTTACAACCCTCACATATGCGGTCGGCGAGGAGACGAAAGCCGTCGCCTGCCTCTTCACGCTCTGA
- the ramB gene encoding acetate metabolism transcriptional regulator RamB, protein MPKTFVGSRVRQLRSERGFSQAALAQMLDISPSYLNQIEHDVRPLTVAVLLRITEVFGVDATFFSPQDDTRLVAELREVTLDRDLGASDVDLTELADMVASHPKLARAMVNLHRRYRLATTQLAAATEDRYSDGSGSGAITMPHEEVRDYFYERQNYLHELDTAAEDLTSRMRMHSGDLAAELTNRLTSVHGVRVVRRIDLGETVLHRYDPATKTLEMGNHLSRGQQVFKMAAELAYLEFGDLIDKLVDEGRFTSDESRTLARLGLANYFAAATVLPYRQFHDVAENFRYDIERLSAFYQVSYETIGHRLSTLQRPSMRGVPFSFVRVDRAGNMSKRQSATGFHFSSSGGTCPLWNVYETFAYPGKILVQIAQMPDGRHYMWVARTVERRASRYGQPGKTFAIGLGCELRHAHRLVYSEGLDLSGNVSTPIGSGCRVCERDNCPQRAFPALGKALDLDEHRSTVSPYLVKPS, encoded by the coding sequence GTGCCGAAGACGTTCGTCGGTTCGCGGGTGCGCCAGCTGCGGAGCGAACGCGGATTCAGCCAGGCCGCGCTCGCGCAGATGCTCGACATCTCGCCGAGCTACCTCAACCAGATCGAGCACGACGTGCGACCGCTGACGGTCGCGGTGCTGTTGCGGATCACCGAGGTGTTCGGCGTCGACGCGACCTTCTTCTCCCCGCAGGACGACACCCGCCTGGTGGCCGAACTGCGCGAGGTCACCCTCGACCGCGACCTCGGGGCGTCCGACGTCGACCTCACCGAGCTGGCCGACATGGTGGCCTCGCATCCCAAGTTGGCGAGGGCGATGGTGAACCTGCACCGACGCTACCGCCTGGCCACGACGCAATTGGCCGCCGCCACCGAGGACCGCTACTCCGACGGCAGCGGCAGCGGCGCGATCACGATGCCGCACGAGGAAGTGCGTGACTACTTCTACGAGCGCCAGAACTACCTGCACGAACTCGACACCGCCGCAGAGGATCTCACCTCGCGGATGCGTATGCACAGCGGTGACCTGGCCGCCGAGCTGACCAACCGGCTGACCAGCGTGCACGGCGTGCGGGTGGTGCGACGGATCGACCTGGGCGAGACCGTGCTGCACCGCTACGACCCGGCAACCAAGACGCTGGAGATGGGCAACCACCTGTCGCGGGGACAGCAGGTGTTCAAGATGGCGGCCGAACTGGCGTATCTGGAGTTCGGCGACCTGATCGACAAGCTGGTCGACGAGGGCCGGTTCACCAGCGACGAGTCACGGACCCTGGCCCGGCTGGGCCTGGCCAACTACTTCGCCGCGGCAACCGTGCTGCCCTACCGGCAGTTTCACGATGTCGCCGAGAACTTCCGCTACGACATCGAGCGCCTGTCGGCGTTCTACCAGGTCAGCTACGAGACCATCGGGCACCGCCTCTCGACCCTGCAGCGCCCGTCGATGCGCGGCGTGCCGTTCTCGTTCGTTCGTGTCGACCGAGCAGGCAACATGTCGAAACGCCAGTCCGCCACGGGTTTTCACTTCTCGTCGTCGGGCGGGACGTGCCCGCTGTGGAACGTGTACGAGACGTTCGCCTACCCCGGCAAGATCCTGGTGCAGATCGCCCAGATGCCCGACGGCAGGCACTACATGTGGGTCGCGCGCACCGTGGAACGTCGCGCGTCGCGGTACGGCCAGCCCGGCAAGACATTCGCGATCGGCCTGGGATGCGAACTGCGCCATGCACATCGGCTCGTGTACTCCGAAGGCCTCGACCTGTCGGGGAACGTCAGCACCCCGATCGGTTCTGGTTGCCGGGTCTGCGAGCGCGACAACTGCCCACAGCGCGCGTTCCCGGCGCTCGGCAAAGCCCTCGACCTCGACGAGCACCGGTCGACGGTGTCGCCGTATCTGGTGAAGCCGTCGTGA
- the lpdA gene encoding dihydrolipoyl dehydrogenase, translated as MTHFDVVVLGAGPGGYVAAIRAAQLGLNTAVVEPKYWGGVCLNVGCIPSKALLRNAEIAHIFNKEAKTFGISGEATFDYGAAFDRSRKVADGRVAGVHFLMKKNKITEIHGYGKFTGPNSLEVDLNDGGTETVEFDNAIIATGSSTRLVPGTSLSDNVVTYETQILSRELPGSIIIAGAGAIGMEFAYVLKNYGVDVTIVEFLPRALPNEDAEVSKEIEKQYKKLGVKILTGTKVEGIADDGSTVKVTVSKDGKSEELKADKVLQAIGFAPNVEGYGLEAAGVELTDRKAIGIDDYMRTNVPHIYAIGDVTGKLQLAHVAEAQGVVAAETIGGAETLPLGDYRMMPRATFCQPQVASFGLTEEQARDEGYDVKVAKFPFTANGKAHGLADPTGFVKLIADAKYGELLGGHLIGPDVSELLPELTLAQKWDLTVNELARNVHTHPTLSEALQECFHGLAGHMINF; from the coding sequence GTGACCCACTTTGACGTTGTCGTTCTTGGAGCCGGTCCCGGTGGATACGTCGCGGCCATTCGTGCCGCCCAGCTGGGATTGAATACCGCAGTCGTTGAACCCAAGTACTGGGGCGGCGTGTGTCTCAACGTTGGGTGCATCCCATCCAAGGCATTGCTGCGCAACGCCGAGATCGCCCACATCTTCAACAAGGAAGCCAAGACCTTCGGCATCAGTGGTGAGGCGACGTTCGACTACGGCGCGGCGTTCGATCGCAGCCGCAAGGTCGCCGACGGCCGCGTCGCGGGTGTGCACTTCCTGATGAAGAAGAACAAGATCACCGAGATCCACGGCTACGGCAAGTTCACCGGCCCCAACAGCCTGGAGGTCGATCTCAACGACGGCGGCACCGAGACCGTCGAGTTCGACAACGCGATCATCGCGACCGGCAGCAGCACCCGGCTGGTGCCCGGCACATCGCTGTCGGACAACGTGGTCACCTACGAGACGCAGATCCTGTCGCGCGAACTGCCCGGATCGATCATCATCGCCGGCGCCGGCGCGATCGGCATGGAGTTCGCGTACGTCCTCAAGAACTACGGTGTGGACGTCACCATCGTCGAGTTCCTGCCGCGCGCCCTGCCCAACGAGGACGCCGAGGTCTCCAAGGAGATCGAGAAGCAGTACAAGAAACTGGGCGTGAAAATCCTCACCGGGACCAAGGTGGAGGGTATTGCCGATGATGGCTCGACGGTGAAGGTCACCGTCAGCAAGGACGGCAAGTCCGAGGAACTCAAGGCCGACAAGGTGCTGCAGGCCATCGGCTTCGCACCCAACGTCGAGGGCTACGGCCTGGAGGCGGCCGGCGTCGAGCTCACCGACCGCAAGGCCATCGGCATCGACGATTACATGCGCACCAACGTGCCGCACATCTACGCGATCGGTGACGTCACCGGCAAGCTTCAGCTGGCCCACGTCGCAGAGGCGCAAGGCGTCGTCGCTGCCGAAACCATCGGGGGAGCCGAGACTCTGCCGCTGGGTGACTACCGCATGATGCCCCGCGCCACGTTCTGCCAGCCGCAGGTCGCGAGCTTCGGGCTCACCGAGGAGCAGGCCCGCGACGAGGGTTACGACGTGAAGGTGGCCAAGTTCCCGTTCACCGCCAACGGCAAGGCGCACGGTCTGGCCGACCCGACCGGGTTCGTCAAGCTCATCGCCGACGCCAAGTACGGCGAACTGCTCGGCGGGCACCTCATCGGCCCTGACGTCTCTGAGTTGCTGCCTGAGCTGACCCTGGCCCAGAAGTGGGACCTGACCGTCAACGAACTCGCCCGCAACGTGCACACCCACCCGACGCTGTCGGAGGCGTTGCAGGAGTGCTTCCACGGTCTGGCCGGCCACATGATCAACTTTTGA
- a CDS encoding cyclopropane mycolic acid synthase family methyltransferase gives MRETLIPNFADVQAHYDLSDDFFRLFLDPTQTYSCAYFAHEGMTLQEAQIAKIDLALGKLGLEPGMTLLDVGCGWGAAMRRAVERHDVNVVGLTLSKNQAAHVQRMFDDLPGERDKRVLLQGWERFDEPVDRIVSIGAFEHFGHARYDEFFGKAHALLPDDGVMLLHTICGFHPDHFREKGMPMTIEMAKFVKFIVTEIFPGGQLPSAEMVNDHAERAGFTITRQQSLQPHYARTLDIWASRLQAHQAEAIAIQSLEVYQRYMKYLTGCAQLFRGGQADVVQFTLDKGR, from the coding sequence GTGCGCGAGACGCTCATCCCCAACTTCGCCGATGTGCAGGCCCACTACGACCTTTCCGACGACTTCTTTCGGCTGTTCCTGGATCCGACGCAGACGTACAGCTGTGCGTACTTCGCGCACGAGGGCATGACGCTGCAGGAGGCCCAGATCGCGAAGATCGACCTGGCGCTGGGCAAGCTGGGTCTCGAACCGGGGATGACGTTGCTCGACGTGGGATGCGGCTGGGGTGCGGCGATGCGTCGCGCGGTCGAGCGCCACGATGTCAACGTCGTGGGGCTGACGTTGTCGAAGAACCAGGCCGCGCACGTCCAGCGCATGTTCGACGACCTGCCCGGCGAGCGCGACAAGCGGGTCCTGCTGCAGGGCTGGGAGCGGTTCGACGAACCCGTGGACCGGATCGTGTCCATCGGCGCGTTCGAGCACTTCGGCCACGCCCGCTACGACGAGTTCTTCGGCAAGGCACACGCGCTGCTGCCCGACGACGGGGTCATGTTGCTGCACACGATCTGCGGATTTCACCCCGACCATTTCCGCGAGAAGGGGATGCCGATGACGATCGAGATGGCCAAGTTCGTGAAGTTCATCGTCACCGAGATCTTCCCGGGTGGGCAGCTGCCGTCGGCGGAGATGGTCAACGACCATGCCGAGCGGGCCGGCTTCACCATCACCCGTCAGCAGTCGCTGCAGCCGCACTACGCCAGGACCCTCGACATCTGGGCATCACGCCTGCAGGCGCACCAGGCCGAGGCCATCGCGATCCAGTCCCTGGAGGTCTACCAGCGGTACATGAAGTACCTGACCGGATGCGCGCAGCTGTTCCGCGGCGGCCAGGCGGACGTCGTGCAGTTCACCCTGGACAAGGGTCGCTGA
- a CDS encoding hemerythrin domain-containing protein: protein MIDSGAPKKGELTREMEMAHGMFRREFGLAADAVRRVAAGEVARAGVVADHLRFIAALLHHHHAGEDDHIWPLLLERAAPHAERVRDVERQHRDVDAALDSVADAVAAWRRGADAVSRGALVDALETLEAVVVDHMDYEERWVVPEMERHITRSEWDRVIAAMAMAIDPKDLVLAVGMTTYEGDEEIIERTVANLPPEVGPSPRTMAQAAYAGHAEVIYGTGVPPRSTELTRSTAGSQGV, encoded by the coding sequence ATGATTGATTCGGGTGCACCGAAGAAGGGTGAGCTGACCCGCGAGATGGAGATGGCACACGGGATGTTCCGGCGTGAATTCGGACTCGCGGCCGACGCGGTCCGGCGGGTGGCAGCGGGAGAGGTCGCCCGCGCGGGTGTCGTCGCTGACCATCTGCGGTTCATCGCGGCGCTGCTGCATCACCACCACGCCGGTGAGGACGACCACATCTGGCCGCTGCTGCTGGAACGCGCTGCACCGCACGCCGAGCGCGTCCGTGACGTAGAACGTCAGCACCGCGACGTCGACGCCGCGCTGGATTCCGTGGCCGATGCCGTCGCCGCATGGCGTCGGGGCGCCGACGCCGTGAGCCGCGGCGCCCTGGTCGACGCGCTGGAAACGCTCGAGGCGGTCGTGGTGGACCACATGGACTACGAGGAGCGCTGGGTCGTTCCGGAGATGGAGCGCCACATCACGCGGTCCGAGTGGGACCGCGTCATCGCGGCCATGGCGATGGCGATCGACCCGAAAGACCTCGTGCTCGCGGTCGGGATGACGACGTACGAGGGTGACGAGGAGATTATCGAGCGCACCGTGGCGAACCTGCCGCCGGAAGTGGGTCCGTCCCCACGCACGATGGCGCAGGCCGCCTACGCCGGCCACGCCGAGGTGATCTACGGCACCGGTGTGCCGCCACGCAGCACCGAATTGACCAGGTCGACGGCCGGGTCGCAGGGTGTTTGA
- a CDS encoding DUF2563 family protein, with protein MFVDSALLRCGAEFSRSAAATAQDGADQFSRTPLPAKIFGDFDEADHFHQTLTQAHEAHAAAMQQHGDTLNELSSKADTAASIFDREDEERAVALHAARLHFH; from the coding sequence ATGTTTGTAGATTCGGCCTTGTTGCGTTGCGGAGCGGAATTTTCGCGCAGTGCTGCCGCAACCGCCCAAGACGGAGCAGATCAGTTTTCGCGCACTCCGCTGCCCGCCAAGATCTTCGGCGACTTTGACGAGGCGGATCACTTTCACCAGACCTTGACTCAGGCGCATGAAGCGCACGCCGCAGCCATGCAGCAGCACGGCGATACCTTGAATGAGTTATCCAGCAAGGCCGACACTGCAGCGTCAATTTTCGATCGCGAGGACGAAGAGCGCGCCGTCGCACTGCACGCAGCACGACTGCACTTCCACTGA
- the adh gene encoding aldehyde dehydrogenase encodes MTVFSRPGAADARMSFESRYDNFIGGEWVAPVDGRYFENPTPVTGQVFCEVARSSEADIEKALDAAHAAAPAWGKTAPAERALILNRIADRMEQNLEALALAEAWDNGKPIRETLNADIPLAIDHFRYFASAIRAQEGSLSQVDEDTVAYHFHEPLGVVGQIIPWNFPILMAVWKLAPALAAGNAVVLKPAEQTPASVLYLMSLIADLVPAGVVNIVNGFGVEAGKPLASSNRIAKIAFTGETTTGRLIMQYASQNLIPVTLELGGKSPNIFFSDVMAAADDFQDKALEGFTMFALNQGEVCTCPSRSLIQSDIYDEFLELAAIRTKAVRQGDPLDTETMIGSQASNDQFEKILSYIEIGKSEGARIVTGGERADLGGDLSGGYYIQPTIFTGHNKMRIFQEEIFGPVVAVTSFSDYDDAISIANDTLYGLGAGVWSRDGNTAYRAGRDIKAGRVWTNCYHQYPAHAAFGGYKQSGIGRENHKMMLDHYQQTKNLLVSYSNKAQGFF; translated from the coding sequence ATGACAGTCTTTTCCCGCCCGGGTGCCGCAGACGCTCGCATGTCATTTGAGTCCCGTTACGACAATTTCATCGGCGGTGAGTGGGTGGCGCCCGTCGACGGCCGGTACTTCGAGAATCCGACGCCGGTCACGGGCCAGGTGTTCTGCGAGGTGGCCCGCTCCAGCGAGGCCGACATCGAGAAGGCCCTCGACGCCGCCCACGCGGCGGCGCCGGCGTGGGGCAAGACCGCTCCGGCCGAGCGTGCGCTGATCCTCAACCGCATCGCCGACCGCATGGAGCAGAACCTGGAGGCACTCGCGCTCGCGGAGGCGTGGGACAACGGCAAGCCGATCCGCGAGACGCTCAACGCCGACATCCCGCTGGCGATCGACCACTTCCGCTACTTCGCCTCCGCGATCCGCGCGCAGGAGGGTTCCCTGAGCCAGGTCGACGAGGACACCGTGGCCTACCACTTCCACGAGCCGCTGGGTGTGGTCGGGCAGATCATCCCGTGGAACTTCCCGATCCTGATGGCCGTGTGGAAGCTCGCCCCGGCACTGGCCGCGGGCAACGCCGTTGTGCTCAAGCCCGCCGAGCAGACCCCTGCCTCGGTGCTGTACCTCATGTCGCTGATCGCGGACCTCGTGCCTGCAGGCGTGGTGAACATCGTCAACGGGTTCGGTGTGGAGGCCGGCAAGCCGCTGGCGTCGAGCAACCGCATCGCGAAGATCGCGTTCACCGGTGAGACCACCACCGGCCGGCTCATCATGCAGTACGCGTCGCAGAACCTGATCCCGGTCACGTTGGAGCTGGGCGGCAAGAGCCCCAACATCTTCTTCTCGGATGTCATGGCCGCCGCCGACGACTTCCAGGACAAGGCGTTGGAAGGGTTCACGATGTTCGCCCTCAACCAGGGCGAGGTGTGCACGTGCCCGTCGCGCTCGCTGATCCAGTCCGACATCTACGACGAGTTCCTCGAGCTCGCCGCGATCCGCACCAAGGCCGTGCGTCAGGGCGACCCGCTGGACACCGAGACCATGATCGGCTCCCAGGCGTCCAACGATCAGTTCGAGAAGATCCTGTCCTACATCGAGATCGGCAAGAGCGAGGGCGCACGCATCGTGACCGGCGGCGAGCGCGCCGACCTCGGCGGTGACCTCTCGGGTGGTTACTACATCCAGCCGACGATCTTCACCGGCCACAACAAGATGCGGATCTTCCAGGAGGAGATCTTCGGCCCGGTCGTGGCGGTCACGTCGTTCAGCGACTACGACGACGCGATCTCGATCGCCAACGACACGCTGTACGGTCTCGGCGCCGGTGTGTGGAGCCGCGACGGGAACACCGCGTATCGTGCCGGGCGCGATATCAAGGCCGGCCGGGTGTGGACCAACTGCTACCACCAATATCCGGCGCACGCCGCGTTCGGTGGGTACAAGCAGTCCGGCATCGGCAGGGAGAACCACAAGATGATGCTCGACCACTACCAGCAGACCAAGAACCTGCTGGTGAGCTACAGCAACAAGGCGCAGGGATTCTTCTGA
- a CDS encoding prolyl oligopeptidase family serine peptidase — MWVADDDPYLWLEDITGDDALEWVRAHNDPTLEALGGDRFEAIRGELLEILDTDARIPYVRRRGEYLYNFWRDEANPKGVWRRTTLESYRTDEPEWDVLIDVDELARTDDENWVWSGAEVIEPEYTLALISLSRGGADAVVTREFDMRTRQFVTDGFYLEEAKSSASWEDENTLLVCTDFGPGSMTESGYPRVAKRWRRGEPLENAETVYEAEPTDIRVIAGVDRTPGYEHTRLGRYTDFYNRVRYEVRDGELVLIDVPTDSTLSLHQEWMLIALRTEWQVGEVTYPAGSLLATTFDEYLSGARDLTIVYEPDPHSCLSSFSWTKDKLILVTLRDVVSHIEIVTPGTWERRDAPDIPPVASTVVVDADHLGDEVFYDSSGFTSPSRLLYGTAGGPLVQLKSAPAFFDADGIEVEQFFATSNDGTQVPYFVVGRRSEPAPTYLYGYGGFQSAQTPGYGGGIGRAWLSRGGTFVQANIRGGGEYGPQWHTQAMRENRHLVYEDFAAIAADLVRRGITTVDQLGASGGSNGGLLMGVMLTQYPELFGALVCSVPLLDMKRFHLLLAGASWVAEYGNPDDPADWEFISKYSPYQNISADAKYPPILITTSTRDDRVHPGHARKMTAALEAAGHRVYYYENIEGGHGGAADNKQAAFKGALTYEFLWRMLTGGNLV; from the coding sequence GTGTGGGTGGCTGACGACGACCCCTACCTCTGGCTCGAAGACATCACCGGCGACGACGCGCTGGAGTGGGTGCGCGCCCACAACGACCCGACACTCGAAGCACTGGGCGGTGACCGGTTCGAGGCGATCCGCGGCGAGTTGCTGGAGATCCTCGACACCGACGCGCGCATTCCGTACGTCCGGCGTCGCGGCGAGTACCTCTACAACTTCTGGCGCGACGAGGCCAACCCCAAGGGCGTGTGGCGGCGGACGACACTGGAGAGCTACCGCACCGACGAACCCGAGTGGGACGTGCTCATCGACGTCGACGAACTGGCGCGCACCGACGACGAGAACTGGGTGTGGTCGGGAGCCGAGGTCATCGAACCCGAATACACCCTGGCGCTGATCAGCCTGTCCCGCGGTGGGGCCGACGCCGTCGTCACCCGCGAATTCGACATGCGCACGCGGCAATTCGTCACCGATGGCTTCTATCTGGAGGAAGCGAAGTCCTCGGCGTCCTGGGAGGACGAGAACACCCTGCTGGTGTGCACCGATTTCGGTCCCGGTTCGATGACCGAGTCGGGGTATCCGCGTGTCGCCAAGCGCTGGCGTCGCGGTGAGCCGCTGGAGAACGCCGAGACCGTCTACGAGGCGGAGCCGACCGACATCCGCGTCATCGCCGGTGTCGACCGCACGCCCGGCTACGAGCACACACGCCTGGGCCGCTACACCGACTTCTACAACCGCGTCCGCTACGAGGTGCGCGACGGCGAACTGGTCCTGATCGACGTCCCGACGGACTCGACGCTTTCTCTACACCAGGAGTGGATGCTGATCGCCCTGCGCACCGAGTGGCAGGTGGGTGAGGTCACCTATCCGGCGGGCTCACTGCTGGCCACCACGTTCGACGAATACCTCTCGGGTGCACGTGATCTGACGATTGTGTACGAACCCGACCCGCACAGTTGTCTGTCCAGCTTCAGCTGGACCAAGGACAAGCTGATCCTGGTGACGCTGCGCGATGTCGTCAGCCACATCGAGATCGTCACCCCGGGCACCTGGGAGCGCCGCGACGCCCCCGACATCCCGCCGGTGGCGTCCACGGTCGTCGTCGACGCCGATCATCTCGGTGACGAAGTATTCTACGACTCAAGCGGTTTCACCAGCCCGTCGCGCCTGCTGTACGGCACGGCGGGTGGCCCGCTGGTGCAACTGAAATCTGCGCCAGCGTTCTTCGACGCCGACGGCATCGAGGTCGAACAGTTCTTCGCGACGTCCAATGACGGTACGCAGGTGCCGTATTTCGTGGTGGGACGCCGTTCCGAACCCGCGCCGACGTACCTCTACGGCTACGGCGGATTCCAGAGTGCGCAGACACCCGGGTACGGCGGCGGCATCGGCCGTGCGTGGCTGTCGCGCGGTGGAACGTTCGTACAGGCCAACATTCGCGGCGGCGGCGAGTACGGGCCGCAGTGGCACACCCAGGCCATGCGCGAGAACCGGCATCTGGTGTACGAGGACTTCGCGGCCATCGCGGCCGACCTCGTGCGCCGTGGCATCACCACCGTCGATCAGCTCGGCGCATCCGGTGGCAGCAACGGTGGTCTGCTCATGGGCGTCATGCTCACGCAGTACCCGGAGTTGTTCGGCGCCTTGGTGTGCAGCGTGCCCCTGCTCGACATGAAGCGGTTCCATCTGTTGCTGGCGGGCGCCTCGTGGGTCGCCGAGTACGGCAACCCCGACGATCCGGCGGACTGGGAGTTCATCTCGAAATACTCTCCGTACCAGAACATCTCGGCCGACGCGAAGTATCCACCGATCCTGATCACCACGTCCACGCGCGACGATCGCGTGCATCCCGGGCACGCCAGGAAGATGACGGCCGCGCTGGAGGCAGCGGGCCACCGCGTGTACTACTACGAGAACATCGAGGGTGGGCACGGCGGTGCGGCCGACAACAAGCAGGCCGCGTTCAAGGGTGCGCTGACCTACGAATTCCTGTGGCGCATGCTCACCGGAGGAAACCTCGTCTGA
- a CDS encoding DUF779 domain-containing protein, which translates to MSTPSRALITAAAADLLARLQKTHGALMFHQSGGCCDGSSPMCYPEGDFIVGDRDVLLGVLDVGDGVPVWISGPQFEAWKHTQLVIDVVPGRGGGFSLEAPEGMRFLSRGRAFSDSENEQLAAETPITGAQYAEGVRPVHTETRVVAEAEDACPVPGR; encoded by the coding sequence ATGAGCACCCCGTCGAGGGCCCTGATCACCGCGGCGGCCGCCGATCTGCTCGCACGGCTGCAGAAGACGCACGGCGCGTTGATGTTCCATCAGTCCGGCGGCTGCTGTGACGGGTCGTCACCGATGTGTTACCCCGAAGGCGATTTCATCGTCGGTGACCGGGACGTCCTCCTCGGGGTGCTCGACGTCGGCGACGGCGTCCCGGTGTGGATCTCCGGGCCGCAGTTCGAGGCGTGGAAACACACGCAACTGGTGATCGACGTGGTGCCGGGCCGCGGCGGCGGCTTCAGCCTCGAAGCCCCCGAGGGGATGCGGTTCCTGTCGCGGGGACGTGCGTTCAGCGACAGCGAGAACGAGCAACTCGCCGCCGAGACGCCGATCACCGGTGCGCAGTACGCCGAGGGTGTCCGGCCGGTCCACACCGAGACCCGCGTCGTCGCCGAAGCCGAGGACGCCTGCCCGGTCCCCGGGCGCTGA
- a CDS encoding carboxymuconolactone decarboxylase family protein: MTRDDQTEPARIPPARSLRELGPIGWIAARAGARAIRAPRFHLFDTIGQHKLLFLAFLPYSGVLLNWGKLPKRDTELVILRVAHLRDSTYELQQHRRLARTRGLDPETQAKIFEGPDAEGLTDRQRTLITATDEFIVTRSMSPETWAALSSHLNRAQLIEFCLLAGQYDGLAATMATLRIPLDFPD; the protein is encoded by the coding sequence GTGACCCGCGACGATCAGACCGAGCCCGCCCGCATCCCACCCGCCCGCAGCCTGCGTGAACTCGGGCCGATCGGCTGGATCGCGGCCCGTGCAGGGGCGCGTGCGATCCGGGCCCCGCGCTTTCACCTGTTCGACACCATCGGCCAACACAAGCTGCTGTTCCTGGCGTTCCTGCCGTACTCGGGTGTGCTGCTGAACTGGGGTAAGCTGCCCAAGCGTGACACCGAACTGGTGATCCTGCGTGTGGCGCACCTGCGCGACAGCACCTATGAACTGCAACAGCATCGCCGGCTGGCCCGCACCCGCGGCCTCGACCCCGAGACCCAGGCCAAGATCTTCGAGGGGCCCGACGCCGAGGGACTGACGGACCGGCAGCGCACGCTCATCACCGCCACCGACGAGTTCATCGTCACACGTTCGATGTCACCGGAGACCTGGGCCGCGCTGTCCAGCCACCTCAACCGGGCTCAGTTGATCGAATTCTGCCTGCTGGCAGGGCAGTACGACGGCTTGGCCGCCACGATGGCGACGTTGCGCATCCCGCTGGACTTCCCCGACTGA